The Peribacillus sp. FSL E2-0218 genome contains a region encoding:
- a CDS encoding DNA alkylation repair protein produces the protein MAEPLKDLYSAAFIREFSEKVRSVHPPFPAQSFREDVMNEEWDEMKLKERIRHISLTLGRHLPSDYQEALNILYQLEKDCEGFRYLFFPDFVEVHGLNKENWPLSLEALERFTVRSSSEFAVRAFILLEPVLMIAKMKEWAQNENEHVRRLASEGCRPRLPWGQFLPMFKADPQPVLELLESLKNDPSLYVRKSVANNLNDIAKDHPAAVIQIAKRWHESGDDLTNWIIRRGCRSLVKQADPEVLAMFGYADVWSDPTMVAAAFIENEPASIKIGETSELHFGFQVEAISTVKLRIEYAIDFVKAKQKTSRKLFLLADRNFAAGERVDRVKIHNWKDLTTRRHYGGLHKISLLVNGVEVAETNLTLTLS, from the coding sequence ATGGCTGAACCATTGAAGGATTTATATAGCGCTGCTTTCATCCGTGAATTCAGTGAAAAAGTGAGAAGCGTCCATCCCCCCTTTCCTGCTCAATCTTTTCGAGAAGATGTGATGAACGAGGAATGGGATGAGATGAAGTTGAAAGAGCGAATCAGGCATATTTCGCTTACACTGGGAAGGCATCTTCCGAGTGATTATCAGGAAGCCCTGAATATCTTATATCAATTGGAAAAAGATTGTGAAGGCTTCAGATATTTATTTTTCCCGGATTTTGTAGAGGTGCATGGGTTGAATAAGGAGAATTGGCCCCTGTCGCTAGAAGCCTTGGAGCGTTTCACCGTTAGGTCTTCTTCTGAATTTGCTGTGCGTGCATTCATCCTGCTTGAGCCCGTGTTAATGATTGCGAAGATGAAGGAATGGGCACAGAATGAGAATGAGCATGTCCGCAGGCTAGCCAGTGAAGGATGCCGGCCGAGGCTGCCTTGGGGACAATTTTTACCGATGTTCAAGGCAGATCCGCAGCCGGTTCTGGAACTGCTGGAAAGCCTGAAAAACGATCCCTCGCTCTATGTTCGTAAAAGTGTGGCCAATAACTTAAATGATATTGCCAAGGACCATCCGGCTGCCGTCATTCAAATTGCCAAGCGCTGGCATGAGAGCGGGGACGACCTTACGAATTGGATCATCCGGCGAGGCTGCAGATCACTTGTCAAACAAGCGGATCCCGAGGTGCTGGCGATGTTTGGTTATGCGGATGTATGGAGTGACCCGACGATGGTAGCTGCGGCTTTTATTGAAAATGAGCCGGCTTCCATTAAGATCGGGGAGACGAGTGAACTTCATTTTGGCTTTCAGGTGGAAGCCATCAGTACAGTGAAGCTTCGGATTGAGTACGCCATCGATTTTGTGAAAGCCAAGCAAAAAACGTCCCGAAAACTGTTCCTGCTGGCAGATAGGAATTTTGCAGCTGGAGAGCGCGTTGATAGAGTGAAAATTCACAATTGGAAGGATTTAACCACACGCCGTCATTATGGGGGCCTCCACAAGATCTCGCTTCTTGTGAATGGAGTGGAAGTTGCAGAAACGAATCTCACGCTTACATTGTCATGA